The following coding sequences are from one Rhipicephalus microplus isolate Deutch F79 chromosome 3, USDA_Rmic, whole genome shotgun sequence window:
- the LOC142803604 gene encoding uncharacterized protein LOC142803604 isoform X1 has protein sequence MGCVQSCDADEVDSRAAMSTYQPPPAPGSDQYVPPPSPSDQVDSYQPPAGAFYSPPPAPDTVDSAATYQPPTFSYQPHSYTQGSTYVPPAQPGDSYQPPSDTYSPPSAPSDNTYCPPAHPGYDAPQDCYVPPPAPED, from the exons ATGGGATGCGTTCAGTCTTGCGACGCAGACG AGGTAGACAGTCGAGCAGCCATGTCCACGTACCAGCCTCCTCCTGCTCCCGGTAGCGACCAGTACGTGCCACCTCCTTCGCCGTCAGACCAGGTAGACAGCTACCAGCCACCCGCGGGCGCCTTCTACAGCCCACCACCGGCACCGGACACCGTGGACTCGGCGGCTACCTACCAGCCACCCACTTT CAGCTACCAGCCACACAGCTACACGCAAGGCAGTACTTACGTGCCGCCTGCGCAACCCGGCGACAGCTACCAGCCACCCAGCGACACGTACTCGCCGCCTTCCGCACCGAGTGACAACACCTACTGCCCGCCGGCCCATCCGGGATATGACGCCCCGCAGGACTGCTATGTGCCTCCGCCAGCCCCTGAAGACTGA
- the LOC142803604 gene encoding uncharacterized protein LOC142803604 isoform X2: protein MSTYQPPPAPGSDQYVPPPSPSDQVDSYQPPAGAFYSPPPAPDTVDSAATYQPPTFSYQPHSYTQGSTYVPPAQPGDSYQPPSDTYSPPSAPSDNTYCPPAHPGYDAPQDCYVPPPAPED from the exons ATGTCCACGTACCAGCCTCCTCCTGCTCCCGGTAGCGACCAGTACGTGCCACCTCCTTCGCCGTCAGACCAGGTAGACAGCTACCAGCCACCCGCGGGCGCCTTCTACAGCCCACCACCGGCACCGGACACCGTGGACTCGGCGGCTACCTACCAGCCACCCACTTT CAGCTACCAGCCACACAGCTACACGCAAGGCAGTACTTACGTGCCGCCTGCGCAACCCGGCGACAGCTACCAGCCACCCAGCGACACGTACTCGCCGCCTTCCGCACCGAGTGACAACACCTACTGCCCGCCGGCCCATCCGGGATATGACGCCCCGCAGGACTGCTATGTGCCTCCGCCAGCCCCTGAAGACTGA
- the LOC119163794 gene encoding neprilysin-1-like, producing the protein MSAPASSAESTRWSQPSSQQSSLWGQQDADTIASSDADSISNSRSTNALASEEEGRSQRRHRRGSHRSEEDGGSRKQPATRGSHSTGVRWIFNREPKLCVNTVYMLFLAAGMIVACTAYISGYAASYQHRLFAKDATDKKVCRNQVCKEVARSIARSLNRSVDPCKNFYRFVCDGWKRKHPVRRNEVRSSPFSLVGKELDNVIKKALNKISITGKKQGALEKAAVMYHECLNNYDMTNSTPSMKVLMELLRYLHMPWPSLEANHTVDLFEIIVQLSLRWSIPSLFSISVIPDPEDTKTNVLVINTMENLEMGFHQLQTNNQSKNDTQDILFMKMVQKIAAIMGDNNTNYKSLAENVVMAPIVIASVKHFHFEVLGRSDAWPPKKYQIKHLETLTPQVSSKRWLSVINKYLPTNVQVRDNDEIIVMSPGYLWLVTSLLHQNNTIKMFHDFIGWSVAFLLGPLSSREIREAVSAYGQEVGMDFTDVDKEKLCRKDVEDYLPMPYGAIFVQAYTPDYIKDDAKVVVDHIKLAFAYALRLNTWMDDQTRTRAMAKVQRIVSHVAYPDWIKNKTELDESHADIPDIEGPYIKILMDLKEVYTFRSLSLLHQTNTRDEEYWTFSPATLNAFYEHSTNSITIPAAILNFPFYSYGLPPAMNYGSIGAIIGHEISHAFDTLGSHFDDSGNLRNWWTKETKSNFILKNYCFVLQYNSIYEPHSKRYLNGKQTLSENIADNGGLRQSFHAYRLHVDEHPGGKEENIPLEGLEEFSPDQLFFISSAYKWCADINPKAVKMIMNSDSHSLEEYRCNVAVENMVEFAKAFQCSPNEEMNPAKKCVVW; encoded by the exons ATGTCGGCGCCGGCGTCGTCCGCGGAGTCCACCCGCTGGAGCCAGCCAAGCAGCCAACAAAGCTCGCTCTGGGGCCAGCAGGACGCGGATACTATCG CCAGCAGTGACGCCGACAGCATCTCGAATAGCCGAAGCACCAATGCGTTGGCCAGCGAGGAAGAAGGGCGCTCGCAAAGACGACACAGGCGCGGCAGCCACAGATCAGAAGAGGACGGCGGCAGCAGAAAGCAGCCAGCGACTCGGGGGTCGCATTCCACAGGCGTACGATGGATCTTCAACAGGGAGCCCAAGTTGTGCGTCAATACGGTCTACATGCTCTTTCTGGCGGCCGGCATGATCGTTGCCTGCACGGCCTACATCTCCGGCTACGCGGCGTCGTACCAGCACCGGCTGTTCGCAAAGGATGCTACCGACAAGAAAGTCTGCCGCAATCAAGTCTGCAAGGAGGTGGCGCGAAGCATCGCCCGCTCACTCAACCGAAGTGTAGACCCGTGCAAGAACTTTTACCGCTTCGTCTGCGACGGTTGGAAGCGTAAACACCCCGTGCGTCGTAACGAAGTGCGAAGCAGCCCCTTCTCACTCGTCGGTAAAGAGTTGGACAATGTTATTAAGAAGGCTCTGAACAAAATCTCGATCACGGGCAAGAAACAAGGTGCCCTGGAAAAAGCGGCTGTCATGTATCACGAGTGCCTCAATAACTACGACATGACCAACTCGACACCATCCATGAAGGTACTCATGGAGCTTCTGCGCTACCTGCATATGCCTTGGCCTTCTCTGGAGGCAAACCACACTGTGGACCTGTTCGAGATCATCGTGCAACTATCGCTGCGATGGTCTATCCCGAGTCTATTCAGCATCTCGGTTATCCCGGACCCGGAAGACACCAAGACAAACGTTCTAGTCATTAACACCATGGAGAACCTTGAAATGGGTTtccaccagctccagacaaacaACCAATCGAAAAACGACACACAGGACATCTTATTCATGAAAATGGTGCAGAAAATCGCCGCCATCATGGGCGACAACAACACGAACTACAAATCGCTCGCCGAGAACGTCGTCATGGCACCCATAGTCATTGCCTCCGTAAAACACTTCCACTTCGAGGTGCTAGGCAGGTCCGACGCGTGGCCGCCTAAGAAGTATCAGATCAAACACTTAGAGACCTTGACACCGCAGGTGAGCTCTAAGCGATGGTTGTCTGTCATAAACAAGTACCTGCCAACAAACGTCCAGGTGCGGGATAATGACGAAATTATCGTTATGAGCCCAGGTTACCTGTGGCTCGTGACAAGCTTACTGCACCAGAATAATACCATAAAGATGTTCCACGATTTCATAGGTTGGTCAGTTGCCTTTCTTCTGGGACCACTGTCGTCTAGAGAAATCAGAGAAGCAGTCAGCGCATACGGCCAGGAAGTTGGAATGGACTTCACCGATGTGGACAAGGAAAAACTCTGCCGAAAGGACGTCGAAGATTACTTGCCGATGCCGTATGGTGCCATTTTCGTTCAGGCGTATACGCCAGACTACATCAAAGACGACGCTAAGGTCGTCGTCGATCACATCAAGCTGGCTTTTGCCTATGCCCTGAGGCTCAACACATGGATGGATGATCAGACGAGAACGAGGGCAATGGCCAAAGTGCAGCGAATCGTCTCACATGTCGCCTATCCCGACTGGATAAAGAACAAAACGGAACTAGACGAATCTCACGCCGACATTCCCGACATAGAGGGTCCCTATATCAAGATTCTCATGGACCTAAAAGAGGTGTACACGTTCAGATCACTGTCGCTGCTCCACCAGACCAACACCAGGGATGAAGAGTACTGGACTTTCAGTCCGGCTACGCTGAATGCGTTTTACGAGCACTCTACGAACAGTATCACCATACCGGCCGCTATTCTCAACTTTCCTTTCTACTCGTACGGCCTGCCCCCAGCCATGAACTACGGCAGCATCGGTGCCATCATCGGCCATGAGATTAGTCACGCTTTCGACACTCTCGGCAGTCACTTCGACGACAGCGGCAACCTGCGTAACTGGTGGACTAAGGAGACGAAGAGCAACTTCATCCTGAAGAACTACTGCTTTGTGCTACAGTACAACAGCATCTATGAGCCACACAGCAAGCGCTACCTCAACGGCAAGCAGACCCTGTCGGAAAACATAGCGGACAATGGCGGTCTCAGGCAGTCATTCCATGCGTATCGCTTGCACGTGGACGAGCACCCCGGCGGCAAGGAGGAGAACATTCCTCTGGAGGGCCTCGAAGAGTTCTCCCCGGACCAGCTCTTCTTCATCAGCAGCGCATACAAGTGGTGTGCTGACATCAACCCCAAGGCCGTTAAGATGATTATGAATTCAGACTCCCACTCGCTGGAAGAGTATCGCTGCAACGTGGCCGTCGAGAACATGGTCGAGTTTGCCAAGGCCTTCCAGTGCAGTCCCAACGAGGAAATGAACCCGGCGAAAAAATGCGTTGTGTGGTGA